Part of the Candidatus Neomarinimicrobiota bacterium genome is shown below.
AACATTGAAGTATGATCTTCCTGCGAGGGCTGATGTTACGCTCACGATCTATGACATCCTTGGGAGGCAGATCAGGACTCTGGTACAGGGTGTTGAAGAACCTGGTTACAAGTCGGTAGTATGGGATGGAACGAATGATCTGGGTCAGCAGGTGAGTGCTGGCGTGTATCTCTATCGAATCGAGGCGTCTGATTTCACGCAAACCCGTAAGATGTTGCTGATCAAGTAGCCTTCTGAAATTTCACTGATCCCCGGCCACGGATTATTAGTCCGTTGCCGCATCAAAACTCACCGACGAGAAACGGCTATTTTCTAAAAGTTGTATCCATAAAACGTATCCATATTTTGGACTTCTCATCGGCCTTTCCAAGAAAAACAGAGAAACAATCAGAAATTGCTCCGATTGACAACCCCTCAATTCCCTGATTGACAATTCCTCCTTCGACAATTATCTTTGATTAAGAATTTGAGCAAAAAAAGGGGTGCTGCCCACATGGGATAGCTGAGATTAAACCCTTTGAACCTGAACTGGGTAATGCCAGCGTAGGAATGAAGACAGCAGACAAACATTTAGGGCCTGTGATGAAAGTCGTAATAGTGGTGAGGATGTCTTCATGGTGAAGATGAACAGCACAGGATCCGCTCCTTCCTACTCCACCTTTAGCGGCAGGAGCAATGCTGACACGGACTGGAGTATTACTGTAGATAGCAGCGGGAATACCTACATAATGGGGCAGGTAGATTCCAGAGGTTTTCCGACCACTTCTGGCGTCCATGACAAAATCCACAATGAAGACGGGGATGCCTTAATTCATTCGACATCATAAGATGTTCGCAACAGTGTCGAAGTGCTCGTACAGCGCCTCATTTATGCCGGTCACATTTTCCTGACATTTTCGATTTCTTGTCGAATGACAAATATCATCAGTAAGTCAATGAGATTATTTGCCAAAGTCATTTGCACTCTAAGTATTTTACCAACGACTTCGTTTATTCAAATAGTCAATGCTCAGTGCACAAGCAGTAACTCACTCACCACCCTTTATGGCACAAATAATGGTCAGGACGGCATAATGTTTGATATTACAGCAACCAATGGTATTACAATCATCTGTTTTGACAGCAACTGGGACGCGGGTACTTTTGACTGCAGAATCTACTATAAAGCCGGAACACATGTTGGCTCTGAGACTACATCAGGAGCATGGACACTTTCAGGGTCTGCAACTGGTATTACCTCAAACGGAGACAATGTAGCTACTCATATTCCCATTACTTTGAATTTGGCCATTCCCGCAGGTTCAACATATGGTTTCTACATTACCAATACCGGGGGTGCTTCAGAGGCCAATATGAATTATACAAATGGAACGGGTGTCGGCAATGTGTTGGCATCGGACTCCAAAATTCAGATACTTGAGGGTACTGGTAAGGAGTATCCCTTTGGCGATAGCTTTGCACCAAGGAAGTTCAACGGTACTGTATATTACAATATGGCAGATGTGACGGCACCCACGTTTGGTTCTGGCTATCCAAAGACAGAGAATGTAGGTGGTACAAACTTTGATCTAAAAGCGCAGATCAATGAGGGCGGGAAGGCTTACTATGTGGTCTTGGCTGATGGTGCTGTAACACCCACGTCATCGGAGGTGAAAGCGGGGACCGGAAGCAGTGGAGCCACTGCGGTTAAGTCTGGGAGTTTTGCCTTAACTGCGAATACAGAAGGGAGTGCATCTATCACTGGCTTAGCCTCTGAGACTGCCTACGACGTTTATGTGGTGGCGGAGGACGATGAGACCACGCCTAATCTTCAGAGTTCACCCACCAAGTTGGATGTGACTACCGCGGATGTGACGGCACCCACGATATCATCATTTAGCCCCACTGACGACGCGACCGGTGTGGCTGTCGATGTCAGCCCCATCATCACCTTCAGTGAGAACGTTGATGCAGAAACGGAGAATATTACAATTAAGAAGACCTCAGACAACACCGCATTTGAGACCATAGATGTCACGTCTACGATGGTGACAGGAACCGGCACCACCACCATAACGATTAATCCGTCAGGAACGTTTGCTGGTGAAACCGAATACTATGTTCTGATTGATGCTACTTCCTTTGATGACCCCTCGGGTAACAGTTATGCGGGCATCAGCTCCACAACCGACTGGAACTTTACGACGGCAGATATAGCTGGACCCACGTTATCGATTTCCTCAAGCGCGTCTTCTCCTACTAATACCTCACCCATACCCATCACGGTGACGTTTAGTGAGAGTGTGACAGGGTTTGTGGCGAGTGATGTGACGATCGGGAATGGAACACCAAGTAATTTCGCTGGTTCTGGTGCGACTTACACATTTGATGTAAGCCCTTCTGCGGATGGAACAGTGACAATTGACATTGCAGCAAATGTGGCTCAGGATGCGGCTGGGAACGGGAATACTGTGGCGACTCAGTTTAGCATTACCTATGATGGAACATCTCCTACGGTATCCCTTTCTTCGAGTGTGTCTTCTCCCACCAACACATCGCCCGTACCCATCACAGTGACTTTTAGTGAGAATGTGACAGGGTTTGTGGCGAGTGATGTGACGATTGGGAATGGAACACCAAGTAATTTCGCTGGTTCTGGTACGACTTACACATTTGATGTAAGCCCTTCTACGGATGGAACAGTGACGGTAGATATTGCGGCAGACGTCGCCCAGGATGCGGCTGGCAATGGGAATACAGCAGCAACTCAGCTCAGCATTATCTATGATGGAACTGCCCCCGCCAATCCTCAAAACTTGACCATCAGTCACGGCAACGGACAGGTCACCCTCCAGTGGATTCCCAATACAGAATCCGACCTGCACAAATACAATATCTATCGTAGTACGTCATCTCCTGCAGCTACTCTCATTGATAGCATCATTGGTGGTTCTCCACCCGATACGTTTTACGTAGATACCGGATTGGATAAAGGAACCACCTATTATTACCGCATAACAGCTCTGGACAATGTGGGGAATGAGAGTGACTTTTCTAACGAGGTAAGCGCCACACCTAACCATCCACCCGAGTCATTTGATTTGGTGTTTCCCTACAACGATACAACTATCGTAATTACGCGGTACAACAGTTGGGTAGATACTCTTTACTTTGCGTGGGATCAAGCTAACGATGCTGATGGAGACCCAGTGACGTATAGTCCTGCGCTCACGGGTGACTTTCTCAACTTCTTCTTGATAAGTGGTCATATGACAACAAACCTCTGGAAGATCCCATACCATCATGTGAAGTACTATATGTACGAGGCGGGGATTGAGGTTGCAGCAGGCACGTGGACCATTGTTGCCTCAGACGGCTGGGCCACAACTGAAGCCAGTGGTGGGCCGTTTACACTGACCATTGATCGGAGCCAAGTGAGCATTGAAGAATCTGAGCTAATCCCTGAGACATTTGCCCTACATGAGAATTATCCCAACCCCTTCAATCCCGTCACATCGATCCGTTATGAATTACCGGAAAAATCTCGTATTGTCATAACGATTCATGACATTCTTGGTAAAGAAATAGGAACGCTTGTGAATACAATTCAAGACGCAGGATACAAGTCAGTTATTTGGGATGGGACCGATGAGTTCGGGAGAACTGTTGGGACTGGGATTTACCTTTATCAGATGAAAGCAGGAGATTACACACAGACGAAGAAGATGCTACTGTTGAAATAGGGGCATATTTGATCAAAAAGACACCGTAACTTGAAGGGCGGGCAATTGTTCGGGGGGGCCGTGGCATTTCTGTTCAAGAATCAAATAATGGGGACGATTGATATGGGCAAGAAACGAGAAACGATTCTTGGTGTCATGATATCTTTGGTCCTGGCAAACCCCGTTTGGGGGCACGTAGCTCTCATTTATCCCAAGGGTGGTGAAACCTTTTATTTCAGAGAAAAGGTCAAGATAGAATGGCACATTACGATGGAGCATAATGACCAGGAAAATTTTGATCTCTATTTCTCACCCGACGGCGGGGCAAATTGGGTGGTTATTGATTTGGATCTGGACCCAGGTTATACCACCTATTCATGGCCCGTGCCTGAGTTAGAGACGGATCAGGCACGAATCTGGATCTACATGGATAATGAGGGAACGGACTACGACGATACCAGTGATGATTTTGCAATTCAGGACGCCCAAGCCTCGGTTCATGTACCGGGGGAATTACCCCTCGCCCCTGAATTGCATGCTAACTACCCCAACCCCTTCAACCCAGTCACAACCTTGCGCTATGATCTTCCTGAACGTGCAAATGTTGAACTCACAATCTTTGACATCTTGGGTAGACAGGTCAGGACTCTTGTTCAGGTTATGGAAGAACCGGGATACAAATCAGTCGTGTGGGATGGAGCCAATGACTTTGGCCAACAGGTGAGTGCAGGAGTTTACCTGTACCGCATCCAAGCAGGCGATTTCACGCAAACCCGTAAGATGTTGCTGATCAAGTAGCCTTCTGAAATTTCACCGATCCCCGGCCACGGATTGTTAATCCGTTGCTGTGACGCCAGTTTACCGACGAGCCTCTACCCTTTCCGTTCCCCTTGTATCCACAGAAACCGTTTCCATATTTCTGCTTTTCACCGCATTTTAAGTTTGCTACTAACGTGATTTAAGGCCGTTGCCTTCTGTTTCTGTGGTTGCTTTTGGTATTGGGGTTCGTAAGTTTAGCTGTGCTGGGGTTTTCCAACAAAATGTTCAATGATCTCATCCACATTTTACATCATAGTACACCCACAAAGGGCGAAGGAGGAGTCATGAAGAAACAATCCTTATTCTTTTTATCTGTCTTGGTGGCATTATATGGTTCTCTCGGTTCAGCCGTTGGCCAGGACGTTGAAATACAGGTGCCGAAGACAGATGCTACCACTGGTTTTTCGGTGACAAATGCTGATAACGATACCATTTTCACCGTTAGGGGAGACGGCAACGTCGGCATCGGCACGACGACGCCGAGAGTGAAGCTGGATGTGGCTGGGAGATTACGATGGAGCGAGGTTTTGAGTGAGAACTCGGCTTCCACAGAATCTGGATCAGAAGTCTCTGTTATAAGATTCCTGACTGACGGAGGCAATCCGTCATGGTCATTGATGAAGAGAGGCGAAGCACATGCCTCGCAGCCAGGATGGCTTTATCTTTATCACTATGATGGGACAACATTTCGGAGTGCGCTTGTCGGAAAACCAGACGGGACCGCGGCTTTAGGAATGAACGGCAACGTCGGCATCGGCACAACGAGGCCGGTTCGAAAATTGCAGATTAGCGGTGGAAGCATTCTCTTGGATAACAGCCAGCCAATACTAATGAAGGATACAGACGGAACAGCACGAACTATGGTTCATTTCAGCACTGCGAACAATCTGCAAATCGGTGGGGCAACGGGAACGATTGGTGGTTCCGTACAGATTGCAGCGGATGGTAGGATTCGATTTTATCCAGGTTCAGGGTCAGGATGGAACGAGACAGTAACATTTGGAACAAACGGCAACGTCGGCATCGGAACGACGAGTCCTGAACAAGAATTAGATGTAAGAGGGCAAATCATCATACAGAGCACTAGTGGATTA
Proteins encoded:
- a CDS encoding Ig-like domain-containing protein; amino-acid sequence: MFDITATNGITIICFDSNWDAGTFDCRIYYKAGTHVGSETTSGAWTLSGSATGITSNGDNVATHIPITLNLAIPAGSTYGFYITNTGGASEANMNYTNGTGVGNVLASDSKIQILEGTGKEYPFGDSFAPRKFNGTVYYNMADVTAPTFGSGYPKTENVGGTNFDLKAQINEGGKAYYVVLADGAVTPTSSEVKAGTGSSGATAVKSGSFALTANTEGSASITGLASETAYDVYVVAEDDETTPNLQSSPTKLDVTTADVTAPTISSFSPTDDATGVAVDVSPIITFSENVDAETENITIKKTSDNTAFETIDVTSTMVTGTGTTTITINPSGTFAGETEYYVLIDATSFDDPSGNSYAGISSTTDWNFTTADIAGPTLSISSSASSPTNTSPIPITVTFSESVTGFVASDVTIGNGTPSNFAGSGATYTFDVSPSADGTVTIDIAANVAQDAAGNGNTVATQFSITYDGTSPTVSLSSSVSSPTNTSPVPITVTFSENVTGFVASDVTIGNGTPSNFAGSGTTYTFDVSPSTDGTVTVDIAADVAQDAAGNGNTAATQLSIIYDGTAPANPQNLTISHGNGQVTLQWIPNTESDLHKYNIYRSTSSPAATLIDSIIGGSPPDTFYVDTGLDKGTTYYYRITALDNVGNESDFSNEVSATPNHPPESFDLVFPYNDTTIVITRYNSWVDTLYFAWDQANDADGDPVTYSPALTGDFLNFFLISGHMTTNLWKIPYHHVKYYMYEAGIEVAAGTWTIVASDGWATTEASGGPFTLTIDRSQVSIEESELIPETFALHENYPNPFNPVTSIRYELPEKSRIVITIHDILGKEIGTLVNTIQDAGYKSVIWDGTDEFGRTVGTGIYLYQMKAGDYTQTKKMLLLK
- a CDS encoding T9SS type A sorting domain-containing protein, whose amino-acid sequence is MAFLFKNQIMGTIDMGKKRETILGVMISLVLANPVWGHVALIYPKGGETFYFREKVKIEWHITMEHNDQENFDLYFSPDGGANWVVIDLDLDPGYTTYSWPVPELETDQARIWIYMDNEGTDYDDTSDDFAIQDAQASVHVPGELPLAPELHANYPNPFNPVTTLRYDLPERANVELTIFDILGRQVRTLVQVMEEPGYKSVVWDGANDFGQQVSAGVYLYRIQAGDFTQTRKMLLIK
- a CDS encoding tail fiber domain-containing protein, translated to MKKQSLFFLSVLVALYGSLGSAVGQDVEIQVPKTDATTGFSVTNADNDTIFTVRGDGNVGIGTTTPRVKLDVAGRLRWSEVLSENSASTESGSEVSVIRFLTDGGNPSWSLMKRGEAHASQPGWLYLYHYDGTTFRSALVGKPDGTAALGMNGNVGIGTTRPVRKLQISGGSILLDNSQPILMKDTDGTARTMVHFSTANNLQIGGATGTIGGSVQIAADGRIRFYPGSGSGWNETVTFGTNGNVGIGTTSPEQELDVRGQIIIQSTSGLNTDGLLFKRPGSVSASNTMFSFSERSTDTDLWLYGYDGTTFRNFIGFDYPNFKVSIGPSGTGANTLVADLANGNVGIGTTSPDNILTVVQNSSTDPIADAWTTYSSRRWKTNIEPIEGALDKVQHLRGVSFDWKADGKHDIGLIAEEVGEVIPEVVAYEANGIDAKSVDYARLVAVLIEGMKEQQEEIEDLKVAVTAMESQYELALKE